From Streptomyces sp. Edi4, one genomic window encodes:
- a CDS encoding AMP-binding protein, whose translation MEPKTSAHADTFPRDHLPPADQWPRLLLGPPGPGRPERVNCGAELLDATIARFGPGRPVFRTGAGDVWTYGELRDRVDGIAHVLAAELGVVPGNRVLLRGPTTPWLAACWLAVMKAGAVAVTVLAQQRAHELGVMCSIARISHALCDARCLADLERADAPGLRITAYGGDEPHDLLNLVKHAPTGRFTAVDTSADDVALIAFTSGTTGRPKGCMHLHRDVLAIADTFARHILKPRPDDVFAGSPPLGFTFGLGGLLVFPLRAGASALLLEQAGPKQLLPALAEHRVSVLFTAPTAYRVMLDELDGYDISALRRCVSAGENLPAATWRAWHERTGLRVINGIGATELLHIFLSAADDDIRPGTIGRPVPGWQACVIDAEGNPVPDGEPGLLAVRGPIGCRYLADERQRVYVRHGWNITGDTCVRDSDGYFRYVARADDMIISAGFNIAGPEVEDALLRHHDVTEAAVVGRPDERRGHVVVAYCVLRPGVARGEETAARLREHVKSELFPYKCPREIVFLDALPRTPTGKLQRFRLRELE comes from the coding sequence ATGGAGCCGAAGACCTCAGCGCACGCCGACACCTTTCCCCGCGACCACCTGCCGCCCGCCGATCAGTGGCCCCGTCTGCTGCTCGGACCGCCGGGCCCCGGCCGCCCCGAGCGGGTCAACTGCGGCGCGGAGCTCCTGGACGCGACGATCGCGCGCTTCGGTCCCGGCCGGCCCGTCTTTCGCACCGGCGCGGGCGACGTCTGGACCTACGGTGAGCTGCGCGACCGGGTCGACGGGATCGCCCACGTCCTGGCCGCCGAGCTCGGCGTGGTGCCGGGCAACCGGGTGCTGCTGCGCGGGCCGACCACACCGTGGCTCGCCGCCTGCTGGCTCGCGGTGATGAAGGCGGGCGCGGTCGCCGTCACGGTCCTGGCCCAGCAGCGCGCCCACGAGCTGGGTGTCATGTGCTCCATCGCGCGGATCAGCCACGCGCTGTGCGACGCCCGCTGTCTTGCCGACCTGGAGCGGGCCGACGCGCCGGGCCTGCGCATCACGGCGTACGGCGGCGATGAGCCGCACGACCTGCTGAACCTGGTCAAGCACGCGCCCACCGGACGGTTCACCGCCGTGGACACCTCGGCGGACGACGTGGCCCTGATCGCCTTCACCTCCGGCACGACCGGGCGCCCCAAGGGCTGTATGCACCTGCACCGCGATGTGCTCGCCATCGCCGACACCTTCGCGCGGCACATCCTCAAGCCGAGGCCCGACGACGTCTTCGCCGGCAGCCCACCGCTCGGCTTCACCTTCGGTCTCGGCGGTCTCCTCGTCTTCCCGCTGCGGGCCGGCGCATCGGCGCTGCTGCTCGAACAGGCGGGCCCCAAGCAGCTGTTGCCCGCGCTCGCCGAACACCGCGTCTCCGTCCTGTTCACCGCGCCGACCGCCTACCGCGTGATGCTCGACGAACTGGACGGGTACGACATCAGCGCCCTGCGCCGCTGCGTATCGGCGGGTGAGAACCTGCCGGCGGCGACCTGGCGGGCCTGGCACGAGCGCACCGGTCTACGCGTCATCAACGGGATCGGCGCGACGGAACTGCTGCACATCTTCCTCTCGGCGGCCGACGACGACATCAGACCCGGAACCATCGGCAGACCCGTGCCGGGCTGGCAGGCGTGCGTCATCGACGCGGAGGGGAACCCGGTCCCCGACGGCGAACCCGGCCTCCTCGCGGTGCGCGGCCCCATCGGCTGCCGCTACCTCGCCGATGAACGCCAGCGCGTCTATGTGCGGCACGGCTGGAACATCACGGGCGACACCTGCGTACGCGACAGCGACGGCTACTTCCGGTACGTGGCCCGCGCCGACGACATGATCATCTCCGCCGGGTTCAACATCGCGGGCCCCGAGGTCGAGGACGCGCTGCTGCGCCACCACGATGTCACCGAGGCCGCGGTGGTGGGACGGCCCGACGAGCGCCGCGGTCACGTCGTCGTCGCCTACTGCGTGCTCAGGCCCGGTGTCGCGCGCGGCGAGGAGACGGCCGCCCGCCTGCGCGAGCACGTGAAGAGCGAACTGTTCCCCTACAAGTGCCCGCGCGAGATCGTCTTCCTGGACGCCCTGCCGCGCACCCCCACGGGCAAGCTCCAGCGCTTCCGGCTGCGGGAACTAGAGTGA